The Candidatus Binatia bacterium genome segment TGATCCTCCGCGGTTCGACCGGCCCCCTCGCGCCGGCCATAATCGCCGCGACGCCGCCCTCGCAATCGACGGCAAAGGCCGGCGAGCGCGCGCCGCAGAGCTTCGAGTTCGCCGCCACCGACATCGGCCTTCCGCCCCCCACCGAGATGGGCAGCAACGCGTACGGCATCGGTTCGAACGCGTCACAAACTGGCTACGGCATCCTCCTCGGCAACCCACACTTCCCCTGGCAGGGGCCGGAACGTTTCTACATCGCCCACCTGACGATTCCCGACGTCTACGACGTCATGGGTGCCTCCCTGCACGGCGTTCCGGTCATCAACATCGGCTTCAACGAGGACCTCGCGTGGTCACACACGGTCTCGACCGCCCGCCGCTTCGGCTTCTTCGAGCTCCAGATCCTCGAAGACGACCCCATGCGCTACCGGTACGACGGCGAGATCCGTCAGATCGAAGCGCATCCCGTCAGCGCCGAGATCACGCTGGACGATGGCACCGTCGAGACCCGCACCGAGACGATCTACATGAGCCACTTCGGCCCGATCGTGGACATCGGTTCGATCAACGAAATCGTCGGCGGATGGCCGACCGCGTTTGGTACTGTCCTCGCTGTGGCCGATGCGAACCTCTTCAACACGCAGGCGCTGTCCCAGTGGCTCGAGATCGGCAAGTCGAAGAGCATCGCCGAGTTGAAGACCGCCCTCGGACTTCTCGGCGTGCCCTGGGTGAACACGATTGCCGCGGACCGTGCCGGCACCGCGTACTACGCCGACATCGGCTCGGTTCCGCACATCAGCGCCGACAAGATCGCCACATGCGGCAACACGCCCCTCACATTCATCCTCACCTCGCAGGGCTTCCCTTCTCTCGACGGCTCGCGCAGCGAGTGTGAGTGGGGCACCGACCCGAACACGCGCGAAGGAATCTTCAGCCCAGAAAACCTCCCGTCGCTCGAAACCAAGAGCTACGTCGCCAATTCCAACGACAGCTACTGGCTGTCGAATCCGAACCAGCTCCTCGAAAACTTCTCTCCCGTCATCGGGCGCGAGCGCGTTCAGCAGTCGCTCCGAACGCGGCAAGCATTCGTCCAAGTCGAAGATCGCCTCGCCGGCACCGACGGCCTCGGCGCACCCGGCTTCACGGTCGCGCACGTTCAGGAGCTGCTCTACGGTAACCGCAACATCGGTGGCGAGCTGATTCGCGCGGACGTGCTCTCGATCTGTGAAGGCGTAGAGGATTGGACACCTTACGCGGGCAACCCCGCCGAGGCAGCCCAAGCGTGTGCGGTGCTCGGCAGTTGGGACGGCCGCTTCAACACGACGAGCGTAGGTCCGCACATCTGGCAAGAGTTCTGGAGCGAGGTGTCGGGTGTCGCCAACCTCTGGGCCGTCCCGTTCGACGCGAACGACTCCGTGAACACCCCGCGAGAGCTCAACGTGGGCGACGCGGCGGTCGTCGAGGAGGTCAAGGC includes the following:
- a CDS encoding penicillin acylase family protein → MPNRFLPLLAALVLTVSSCSDANLSDGGGGTDGVKLVRTTYGIPHITANNFYGLGLGYGYAYSEDNYCVLMKEVVRANGESALYLGDDGSLSDDFVYRFYNTDDYIQNEFTPSAPEELQDLVDGYAAGMNRYLADTGAGALAEGPEGCRDAAWVRDVTPFDLAKVFRKLILRGSTGPLAPAIIAATPPSQSTAKAGERAPQSFEFAATDIGLPPPTEMGSNAYGIGSNASQTGYGILLGNPHFPWQGPERFYIAHLTIPDVYDVMGASLHGVPVINIGFNEDLAWSHTVSTARRFGFFELQILEDDPMRYRYDGEIRQIEAHPVSAEITLDDGTVETRTETIYMSHFGPIVDIGSINEIVGGWPTAFGTVLAVADANLFNTQALSQWLEIGKSKSIAELKTALGLLGVPWVNTIAADRAGTAYYADIGSVPHISADKIATCGNTPLTFILTSQGFPSLDGSRSECEWGTDPNTREGIFSPENLPSLETKSYVANSNDSYWLSNPNQLLENFSPVIGRERVQQSLRTRQAFVQVEDRLAGTDGLGAPGFTVAHVQELLYGNRNIGGELIRADVLSICEGVEDWTPYAGNPAEAAQACAVLGSWDGRFNTTSVGPHIWQEFWSEVSGVANLWAVPFDANDSVNTPRELNVGDAAVVEEVKASLGAAVDELVDDRGLPMDRPWGQVQYRTDGDERIPIHGGSGASMFSVISSRYVDDQGLGTIRAGNSYIHAVTWDESECPDAYAVLTYSQSTDPASPHYADMTRVYSAEEWVDMPYCADDIEAEKISETTLQP